The following are encoded together in the Malaya genurostris strain Urasoe2022 chromosome 3, Malgen_1.1, whole genome shotgun sequence genome:
- the LOC131438812 gene encoding ataxin-8 — translation QQQQQQQQQQQQQQQQQQQQQQQQQQQQQQQQQQQQQQQQQQQQQQQQQQQQQQQQQQQQQQQQQQQQQQQQQQQQQQQQQQQQQQQQQQQQQQQQQQQQQQQQQQQQQQQQQQ, via the coding sequence caacaacaacaacaacaacaacaacaacaacaacaacaacaacaacaacaacaacaacaacaacaacaacaacaacaacaacaacaacaacaacaacaacaacaacaacaacaacaacaacaacaacaacaacaacaacaacaacaacaacaacaacaacaacaacaacaacaacaacaacaacaacaacaacaacaacaacaacaacaacaacaacaacaacaacaacaacaacaacaacaacaacaacaacaacaacaacaacaacaacaacaacaacaacaacaacaacaacaacaacaacaacaacaacaacaacaacaacaacaacaacaacaacaa